One segment of Tachyglossus aculeatus isolate mTacAcu1 chromosome 16, mTacAcu1.pri, whole genome shotgun sequence DNA contains the following:
- the RGS21 gene encoding regulator of G-protein signaling 21: protein MPVKCCFHRSTSREAMAWSQSMDTLLANKAGLDAFRTFLKSEFSEENVEFWLACEDFKKTKSAEKIISKAKMIYSEFIQADAPKEINIDFSTRDLISQNISEPTLRCFDDAQRLIYSLMAKDSFPRFLKSEVYKKLINGQQNGSQKKWLPFL from the exons ATGCCAGTAAA ATGTTGTTTCCACAGGTCTACGTCTAGGGAAGCCATGGCGTGGTCTCAGTCCATGGACACACTGCTAGCTAACAAAG CTGGTCTAGACGCCTTTAGGACATTTCTCAAATCAGAGTTCAGTGAGGAGAATGTTGAATTCTGGTTGGCCTGTGAAGACTTCAAGAAAACCAAGTCGGCTGAAAAAATAATCTCCAAAGCAAAGATGATATATTCTGAATTCATACAAGCTGATGCTCCTAAAGAG ATTAACATCGACTTCAGTACCAGAGACCTGATCTCACAGAACATCTCAGAACCAACTCTCAGATGTTTCGATGACGCTCAGAGATTGATTTATAGCCTCATGGCAAAAGACTCTTTCCCTCGGTTTCTCAAGTCAGAGGTTTATAAGAAATTGATAAATGGTCAACAAAATGGAAGTCAGAAAAAATGGCTTCCTTTTCTATGA